In Natronomonas halophila, one DNA window encodes the following:
- a CDS encoding PKD domain-containing protein, with amino-acid sequence MTTHTRRTRAFAGVAVAVVLLVGCLGLVAIAAPNAAAAEASEPVSTYADTDGTLTVLYENGTTKSLGVSPNVIGPMEDIDGDGTLEVTYIDQSNDLHAIGLDGSTGTLVSNNATGKYIAVGDWNGDGTTAVYYKGSNNGKLWRVEAGGTPEAVRDPSGNKIATNSPLGVADYDGDGNRDIIYLGSSSTVKYYDGETVDSTGFSSFGSNNGLGIGEPATFEDRGVRVPYITGSNNLALLAADSSKEKLDGNYGKAVKAPVAAADWNGDGTHELMHVHKDNNEIYVGYLNGSVDPVTNAGGSTVQTTAGLGILAGAARPAPTISEYNVANPEGRDVRVSFNSSDRLTDIEIDVSGAESATLTEADTTESGSGPYQYVATYRGSVDGDYTATLVRAANSDGVDGASGESGTVTVETPSPTVDIATLTDAADGDGLVTDGDSVRVEATVHNESRISSVTADASAFGAGNVVLAHESGSTYTGTFTVDAAGVGEDGNLSVAVTATNEYGHTDTNGSDTVFVDTTPPDAYAGPNATIEEDTKVIFNGRGTRDNYEVVGYAWDFGDGTTAPGDTVTNVFEEPGTYTVALTAEDAVGQTATDTLTLEVTDVNETTSDTSDSETTTETDVVRIYEERDTETETESDTETETQTQSPSVIELSPTKRRVVNRTADGPVAFAFEADIADTEPVPTQVTVLPERDGPFNISVRPLSDVGPPAPNHTAVAGYFAVNHTIDEANISKATLTLAVPKSEVPDDDRPPTVYRRHNGSWEGHEAARVDETNDTVYYNTRLPGLSTFAMGFRLPALSVERVQLEQDAERAVDVTAVVTNDGTATATESVALQANGDPVATKNVTVPPGENRTVTMRHTFESAGNYRLSLNGDGIGSLTVDDSGATETAATGRTGGPASDWWLFALLFATLLGGGGLVGYRQLNGKGR; translated from the coding sequence ATGACCACGCATACCCGCCGCACCAGAGCTTTCGCCGGGGTGGCCGTCGCGGTGGTACTCCTCGTCGGTTGTCTCGGGTTGGTCGCGATAGCGGCCCCGAACGCGGCCGCCGCCGAGGCCAGCGAGCCGGTGTCGACCTACGCCGATACGGACGGGACGCTGACCGTCCTCTACGAGAACGGTACGACGAAATCGCTCGGCGTCTCCCCGAACGTCATCGGGCCGATGGAGGACATCGACGGCGACGGGACGCTCGAAGTGACGTATATCGACCAGAGCAACGACCTGCACGCCATCGGCCTCGACGGCAGTACCGGGACGCTCGTCAGCAATAATGCGACGGGCAAGTACATCGCCGTCGGCGACTGGAACGGTGACGGGACGACAGCCGTCTATTACAAGGGCTCCAACAACGGGAAGCTCTGGCGCGTCGAAGCCGGCGGCACGCCGGAAGCGGTTCGCGACCCCAGCGGTAACAAAATCGCCACGAACAGCCCGCTCGGCGTGGCTGACTACGACGGCGACGGTAACCGCGATATCATCTATCTCGGTAGTTCTTCCACGGTCAAGTACTACGACGGCGAGACCGTCGACAGCACCGGCTTTTCGAGTTTCGGGTCGAACAACGGCCTCGGCATCGGCGAACCGGCGACGTTCGAGGACCGCGGTGTTCGCGTCCCATACATCACGGGCAGCAACAACCTCGCGCTCTTGGCGGCGGACAGCAGCAAGGAGAAACTCGACGGGAACTACGGGAAGGCCGTCAAGGCCCCCGTCGCAGCCGCCGACTGGAACGGCGACGGGACACATGAGTTGATGCACGTCCACAAGGACAACAACGAGATTTACGTCGGCTATCTGAACGGCTCCGTCGACCCCGTGACGAACGCCGGCGGGTCGACCGTCCAGACCACGGCCGGCCTCGGCATCCTGGCGGGCGCCGCCAGACCTGCCCCAACGATTTCCGAATATAACGTGGCCAACCCCGAGGGCCGGGACGTCCGCGTCTCGTTCAACTCCAGCGACCGACTGACCGACATCGAAATCGACGTTTCCGGCGCCGAGAGCGCGACGCTGACCGAGGCCGATACGACCGAATCCGGCAGCGGCCCCTACCAGTACGTCGCAACCTACCGGGGTAGCGTCGACGGCGACTACACGGCGACGCTCGTCCGGGCCGCAAACAGCGACGGCGTCGACGGCGCCAGCGGCGAAAGCGGCACCGTCACCGTCGAGACGCCGTCGCCGACGGTCGATATCGCGACGCTGACCGACGCGGCTGACGGCGACGGGCTGGTCACCGACGGCGACTCGGTCCGCGTCGAGGCCACCGTCCACAACGAGAGCCGAATATCCTCAGTCACCGCCGACGCGTCGGCCTTCGGTGCCGGAAACGTCGTCCTCGCCCACGAGAGCGGGTCGACCTACACGGGCACGTTCACCGTCGATGCGGCCGGTGTCGGCGAGGACGGCAACCTGTCGGTGGCCGTCACCGCGACAAACGAGTACGGCCATACCGACACGAACGGTTCGGATACGGTCTTCGTCGATACGACGCCGCCCGATGCCTACGCCGGCCCCAACGCGACCATCGAGGAGGACACCAAGGTCATCTTCAACGGTCGCGGGACCCGCGACAACTACGAGGTCGTCGGCTACGCGTGGGACTTCGGCGACGGGACGACGGCCCCCGGCGACACCGTGACGAACGTCTTCGAGGAGCCGGGGACCTACACCGTCGCCCTGACCGCCGAGGACGCGGTCGGCCAGACGGCGACGGACACCCTGACGCTGGAGGTCACCGACGTCAACGAGACCACCAGCGACACCTCGGATAGCGAGACGACCACCGAGACCGACGTCGTCCGCATCTACGAGGAACGGGACACCGAGACGGAGACGGAATCGGATACCGAGACGGAGACGCAGACCCAGTCCCCATCCGTCATCGAACTCTCCCCGACGAAACGGCGCGTGGTCAACCGGACCGCTGATGGGCCGGTGGCGTTCGCCTTCGAGGCTGATATCGCCGATACCGAGCCGGTTCCGACGCAGGTGACGGTGCTCCCGGAACGGGACGGCCCGTTCAACATCTCGGTTCGGCCGCTCTCGGATGTCGGCCCGCCCGCGCCGAACCACACGGCCGTGGCGGGGTACTTCGCGGTGAACCACACTATCGACGAGGCGAACATCAGCAAGGCGACGCTGACACTCGCCGTGCCGAAATCCGAGGTGCCCGACGACGACCGACCGCCGACCGTCTACCGCCGCCATAACGGCTCCTGGGAGGGCCACGAGGCGGCCCGAGTCGACGAGACGAACGATACCGTCTACTACAACACGCGCCTGCCCGGCCTCTCGACGTTCGCGATGGGCTTCCGGTTGCCCGCTCTCAGCGTCGAGCGCGTGCAACTCGAACAGGACGCCGAACGCGCGGTCGACGTCACGGCGGTCGTCACGAACGACGGCACCGCGACGGCCACCGAATCGGTCGCCCTACAGGCCAACGGCGACCCCGTCGCCACGAAGAACGTCACCGTACCGCCCGGCGAGAACCGGACGGTGACGATGCGGCACACCTTCGAAAGCGCCGGTAACTATCGGCTCTCGCTGAACGGCGACGGCATCGGGTCGCTGACCGTCGACGACTCGGGGGCGACGGAGACGGCAGCGACGGGCCGAACCGGCGGCCCAGCAAGCGACTGGTGGCTGTTCGCCCTGCTATTCGCCACCCTTCTCGGTGGCGGTGGCCTCGTGGGCTATCGGCAACTGAACGGTAAGGGCCGATAG
- a CDS encoding DsbA family oxidoreductase, translating into MSETQQTPTVQIYADYVCPFCYLGYASLDQYRDSREEPLETDWHPFDLRAGKRNADGSIDHSVDDGKDEEYFEEARRNVERLAEKYDAEMAQTLRKDVDSLDAQRVAWRAREEYPEAFEEFHRSVFDALWEDGRDIGDIDVLKELASDAGIPESFVEETLADESSEAELEDAFRNAQQTGISGVPTFVSEDNHAARGAVPPEQLRRLVEGA; encoded by the coding sequence ATGAGCGAAACCCAGCAGACCCCGACGGTACAGATTTATGCGGACTACGTCTGTCCGTTCTGCTATCTCGGCTACGCGTCGCTGGACCAGTATCGCGACAGCCGCGAGGAACCGCTGGAGACCGACTGGCACCCCTTCGACCTCCGGGCCGGCAAGCGAAACGCCGACGGTTCCATCGACCACTCGGTCGATGACGGCAAGGACGAGGAGTACTTCGAGGAGGCCCGCCGGAACGTCGAGCGCCTCGCCGAGAAGTACGACGCCGAGATGGCCCAGACCCTACGGAAGGACGTCGACTCGCTGGACGCCCAGCGCGTCGCCTGGCGCGCCCGCGAGGAGTACCCCGAGGCCTTCGAGGAGTTCCACCGCAGCGTCTTCGACGCCCTCTGGGAGGACGGCCGCGACATCGGCGACATCGACGTCCTGAAGGAACTCGCGAGCGACGCCGGCATCCCCGAGTCGTTCGTCGAGGAGACGCTGGCCGACGAATCGAGCGAGGCCGAACTCGAAGACGCCTTCCGCAACGCCCAACAGACCGGAATTTCCGGCGTGCCCACGTTCGTCTCCGAGGACAACCACGCCGCCCGCGGCGCGGTTCCGCCCGAACAGCTCCGACGCCTCGTCGAAGGCGCCTAA
- a CDS encoding oxidoreductase, with protein MTDWTTDEMPDCTGETVVVTGANSGLGLEATRAFARKGAHVVLACRDLDRGGAAATDVRGDVPDASLSVRELDLASLDSIREFAATVGGELDAIDVLCNNAGVMAIPRGETEDGFERQFGINHLGHFALTGLLLDSLRAAENPRVVTQSSGVHERGEIDFDDLHGEASYDKWDAYAQSKLANVLFAYELDRRHGDDLTSVACHPGYAATNLQYRGPEAEGSRLKRALMGVFNRVFAQSAAQGALPMLYAATAEAIDGGEYVGPGGLFNMRGAPEKQRSSDRSYDEGAAERLWDVSEDLTDVTY; from the coding sequence ATGACCGACTGGACCACCGACGAGATGCCCGACTGCACCGGCGAAACGGTCGTCGTCACGGGCGCCAACAGCGGCCTCGGCCTCGAAGCGACGCGGGCCTTCGCCCGGAAGGGCGCCCACGTCGTGCTGGCGTGTCGCGACCTCGACCGCGGCGGCGCGGCCGCGACGGACGTCCGCGGCGACGTTCCCGACGCCTCGCTGTCGGTGCGCGAACTCGACCTCGCGTCGCTCGATTCGATACGCGAGTTCGCGGCGACCGTCGGGGGAGAACTCGATGCCATCGACGTCCTCTGTAACAACGCGGGCGTGATGGCGATTCCCCGCGGCGAAACGGAGGACGGTTTCGAACGCCAGTTCGGCATCAACCACCTCGGCCACTTCGCGCTGACCGGTCTGCTGCTCGATTCGCTGCGTGCGGCCGAGAACCCGCGAGTCGTCACCCAGTCCAGCGGCGTTCACGAACGCGGAGAAATCGACTTCGATGACCTCCACGGCGAGGCGTCCTACGACAAGTGGGACGCCTACGCCCAGAGCAAACTGGCGAACGTGCTGTTCGCCTACGAACTGGACCGCCGCCACGGCGACGACCTGACCAGCGTCGCCTGCCACCCCGGCTACGCGGCGACAAACCTCCAGTATCGCGGGCCCGAAGCCGAGGGCTCGCGGCTCAAACGCGCGCTGATGGGCGTCTTCAATCGGGTGTTCGCCCAGTCGGCCGCACAGGGCGCACTGCCGATGCTGTATGCGGCGACGGCCGAGGCCATCGACGGCGGCGAGTACGTCGGCCCCGGCGGCCTCTTCAATATGCGCGGGGCGCCGGAAAAGCAGCGTTCGAGTGACCGCTCCTACGACGAGGGGGCGGCCGAGCGGCTATGGGACGTCTCGGAAGACCTGACTGACGTAACGTATTAA
- a CDS encoding ABC transporter ATP-binding protein, which produces MAAIQTRELTKRYGDVLALDALSLSVDRGECYGFLGPNGAGKSTTINILTGQLVPDSGEARVVDVDPVETPVEARKHVGILPESGRPPSFLTVREYFEFAAATRELDDATVEKRVDTWAERLEFAHKLDTLCTDLSQGERQKVLITQAFLHEPEVVFIDEPLTNLDPIMQERVKRFFETYREAGNTLFLSTHFVETAAEVCTQVGIINRGHLLEELRPRGMTGDELLDRFFESVDEDMAAAELTRQ; this is translated from the coding sequence ATGGCGGCGATTCAGACGCGCGAGTTGACGAAACGCTACGGCGACGTGCTCGCCCTCGATGCGCTCTCGCTTTCGGTCGACCGCGGCGAGTGCTACGGTTTCCTCGGCCCGAACGGCGCCGGGAAATCGACCACCATCAACATCCTCACCGGCCAACTGGTCCCCGACTCCGGCGAGGCGCGGGTCGTCGACGTCGACCCCGTCGAGACGCCCGTCGAGGCACGAAAGCACGTCGGCATCCTCCCCGAAAGCGGTCGCCCGCCCTCGTTTCTGACCGTCCGGGAATACTTCGAGTTCGCCGCGGCGACGCGGGAACTCGACGACGCGACCGTCGAAAAACGGGTCGACACGTGGGCCGAGCGGCTGGAGTTCGCCCACAAACTCGATACGCTCTGTACGGACCTCTCGCAGGGCGAACGCCAGAAGGTCCTCATCACGCAGGCGTTCCTCCACGAACCCGAGGTGGTCTTCATCGACGAACCGCTGACGAACCTCGACCCCATCATGCAGGAGCGGGTCAAGCGCTTCTTCGAGACCTACCGCGAAGCGGGTAACACCCTCTTCCTGTCGACGCATTTCGTCGAGACTGCGGCCGAAGTCTGCACGCAGGTCGGTATCATCAACCGCGGCCACCTGCTTGAGGAGTTGCGGCCCCGCGGCATGACGGGCGACGAACTGCTCGACCGCTTCTTCGAGTCGGTCGACGAGGACATGGCCGCGGCCGAACTCACCCGCCAATGA
- the lpdA gene encoding dihydrolipoyl dehydrogenase, giving the protein MVVGDIATGTEVLIIGGGPGGYVAAIRAGQLGLDVTLVEKDEYGGTCLNEGCIPSKALIHGTNLAHDANNAEEMGIHARADVDLKGMVGWKDGVVDQLTSGVEKLCKANGVNLVQGRAEFVDENTARVAHGGEGQGSETIEFEHAIVATGSRPVQLPGLHFDGERILSSRDVLNLDELPDSMLVVGGGYIGMELSTVLAKLGCDVTVVEMLDDILPGYQADVKRIIRGRAEELGIDFHFGEAAEGWEEVGGEVRVTTETEDGETFEYDAEKVLVAVGRHAVSDTFDPEAAGLEPNDDGTIDTDHQARTDVENIFAVGDLAGEPMLAHKAYKEGHVAAEVIAGEPAALDYQAIPAAVFTDPEIGTVGMTEQEAEEEGFDPIVGEMPLRASGRALTLSADEGFVRIVADEETEFVLGAQIVSPEASELIAEVGLAIEMGAQLEDIAATIHTHPSLSEAVAEAAANARGMATHTLNR; this is encoded by the coding sequence ATGGTCGTCGGAGACATCGCAACAGGCACGGAGGTATTGATTATCGGTGGCGGGCCGGGCGGCTACGTCGCCGCGATTCGCGCCGGACAACTCGGCCTCGACGTCACGCTGGTCGAGAAGGACGAGTACGGCGGCACCTGCCTCAACGAGGGGTGTATCCCGTCGAAGGCGCTGATTCACGGTACGAACCTCGCTCACGACGCCAACAACGCCGAGGAGATGGGAATCCACGCCCGCGCCGACGTCGACCTCAAGGGGATGGTCGGCTGGAAGGACGGCGTCGTCGACCAACTGACAAGCGGCGTCGAGAAACTGTGTAAGGCCAACGGCGTCAACCTCGTGCAGGGCCGCGCGGAGTTCGTCGACGAGAACACCGCCCGCGTCGCCCACGGCGGCGAGGGGCAGGGCAGCGAAACCATCGAGTTCGAACACGCCATCGTCGCCACCGGCAGCCGACCCGTCCAACTGCCAGGGTTGCATTTCGACGGCGAGCGCATCCTGAGTTCGCGGGACGTGCTAAACCTCGACGAACTCCCCGATTCGATGCTCGTTGTCGGCGGCGGCTACATCGGCATGGAACTGTCGACGGTGCTCGCCAAACTCGGCTGTGACGTCACCGTCGTCGAGATGCTCGACGATATCCTCCCGGGCTATCAGGCGGACGTCAAGCGCATCATCCGCGGCCGCGCCGAGGAGTTGGGTATCGACTTCCACTTCGGCGAGGCTGCCGAGGGCTGGGAGGAGGTCGGCGGCGAGGTCCGCGTCACCACCGAAACCGAGGACGGCGAGACCTTCGAATACGACGCCGAGAAGGTGCTTGTCGCCGTCGGCCGCCACGCCGTCAGCGACACGTTCGACCCCGAGGCCGCCGGCCTCGAACCGAACGACGACGGTACCATCGACACCGACCATCAGGCCCGCACCGACGTCGAGAACATCTTCGCGGTCGGCGACCTCGCGGGCGAACCGATGCTCGCACACAAGGCGTACAAGGAGGGCCACGTCGCCGCGGAGGTCATCGCCGGCGAACCCGCCGCCCTCGACTATCAGGCCATTCCCGCCGCCGTCTTCACCGACCCCGAAATCGGGACGGTCGGCATGACCGAACAGGAAGCCGAGGAGGAGGGTTTCGACCCCATCGTCGGCGAGATGCCGCTTCGTGCGTCGGGGCGGGCGCTCACCCTCAGCGCCGACGAGGGCTTCGTCCGCATCGTCGCCGACGAGGAAACCGAGTTCGTCCTCGGCGCCCAAATCGTCAGCCCCGAGGCCTCCGAACTCATCGCCGAGGTCGGACTGGCCATCGAGATGGGCGCCCAACTGGAGGACATCGCCGCGACGATTCACACCCACCCGAGCCTTTCGGAGGCCGTCGCCGAGGCCGCCGCCAACGCTCGCGGCATGGCGACCCACACGCTGAACCGGTAG
- the serB gene encoding phosphoserine phosphatase SerB: MLIAFDFDGTLSDSEMTVLLGEEAGVADEIDEITERAMNDELSYAESLYERAELLDGLPEAKVEAAFDRVQLRPGAADVIAALQEDGHHVAILTGGFDRGVAKALEAEGVSVDTIVANRLPMRNGKLTGDAEGPLIEGTKDDALDDLAADVGVEMADTVAIGDGANDLPMLEVAGLAIGYEPKPAVGPHCDVVVESMTDLLELLEAKGVLE; this comes from the coding sequence ATGCTCATCGCCTTCGACTTCGACGGGACGCTCTCCGATTCGGAGATGACGGTCCTCCTCGGCGAGGAAGCCGGCGTCGCCGACGAAATCGACGAGATTACCGAACGGGCCATGAACGACGAACTCTCCTACGCGGAGAGCCTCTACGAGCGGGCCGAACTCCTCGATGGCCTCCCCGAGGCGAAGGTCGAGGCGGCCTTCGACCGCGTGCAGTTGCGCCCCGGCGCGGCCGACGTCATCGCGGCCCTTCAGGAAGATGGCCACCACGTCGCCATCCTCACCGGCGGCTTCGACCGCGGCGTCGCCAAGGCACTGGAAGCCGAGGGCGTCTCGGTGGATACCATCGTCGCCAACCGCCTCCCGATGCGCAACGGGAAACTGACCGGCGACGCCGAGGGGCCGCTCATCGAGGGGACGAAGGACGACGCCCTCGATGACCTCGCCGCCGACGTCGGCGTCGAGATGGCCGATACGGTCGCCATCGGCGACGGCGCCAACGACCTGCCGATGCTGGAGGTCGCCGGCCTCGCTATCGGCTACGAACCCAAGCCCGCCGTCGGACCGCACTGTGACGTCGTGGTCGAATCGATGACCGACCTGCTGGAGCTGCTGGAAGCGAAGGGCGTCCTCGAATAA